GTTCTGGCTGAGATGTAACTCCGCTACGCAGCACTTGTTTTTGTGAATAATCTCCGAATGTTGATCCGACACGGGCGGCCTAATGTTATGACCGAGAGCCCCAAGCCAGCCAAGGTATTttaggcttttttttttcccgccGGTCAGAGACCAGACCATACAATCGGACACAAGGCAACTGACACTCAATAATACAACAGAATGCATAATGGCTTGCGATGAACTGTTTGTATTGTCATGCATTCGTTGCAACCCTGGAATTAAAGATTGCCAAGAGTAAAATTTGTGAAACGTCACACGAGCTTATCTCCACTAGCATAATTAAGGTATCCATTGTCCAGATGAATAGGGAATGTGCTGGAGTGATTAATGCTTGAAATTacttttcctctcttttttctCATTTTCGTTTATAACAATATGATTATGTTTCATTACATGGGGTCAAAATAAGTTCATTTTATTCTGGTCCAATGTTTGTATGTCATGTTGACTTTTTATTAATAATATATTCAACTCGGCACACTCCATAGCGGTCCAAGaaaatgtactccgtagtgcaCGAACAAATGCTGGTGCCTACCCAGAAATGGCAAGAAAACATCCAGGTAAATTTTGGGGTCAAGTTGTGTGAATGCCAAGAGGATGCCAACCTTGAGTGGCTAGCTAGACCCATGACTGGCTGGCCATTGAAGCCTAAAATCCAGTTTTCTCCCTGCGAACCATGGAAACTGTGGCTGTTGGGTTATGGTTAACGTTTGCTCCGTACCTTGATTTCACTCAACTTTACTTTACTTTACCTAGGCATTTCCAAGGTTCAAACTGGCTTTGACCCGTCTAACATGAAATATAACCCATGTGGCGAAATGCATAATTTCCTTCGAGGAGTTTCTAAAACCGAACACGAAGGTTGGCTACTTGAACCATGTAATGCTAGCGTCTTGGAGTGCAACCTTGACATACTAACAATCATCCTGGATTATCCATTACGGATCAATTACTCTACTGGTGCATACTAAAATAGACGAAGATTACTGCGTGATAATTACGACCGTAAATCACGTATTCATCTGTAGGCTATCTGAAATGTGATACATCAGACAGGGATGCAGTGCTGCATGACTCGTACAATGCGCCCACTGCCCGAACTTCTTTTCGCTTATGCTTAACCCTGGTAAGGTTGGGGCCCCTTGGCCTGCTGATCCTGGCCCCTTTGTTGACATGGAAGCAGTACTCGTTTTGGTCAAACTCAAATAGATTAATTCAAGGCTGTGTGCATTCTTTTTGCGAGGTTGTGAGACTGTACCCTGTACTCATCTCTCCCACACACACTTTTGGTCCAATGTTCACATTTTTGGATTAGCCATACAATCATGACCTCTCGGTATGATAATAATCCATGTGGACCAGTGGCAATACAAACTCTACAAAACTCTACTGAAAGTGGAATACTCGGCAAAAACAAGCGGATTCCGAGACAAAGGAACTAATGAGCCGAaacatgtacggagtacttcaaATCCACTCGGAGAACCACGTTTTCTCCTGATAGACAACGCCGAACGCCGAGACTCAATCATCCTTGAATGCAATTGCCGTCGACCACATCCGCCTCGTTGTCCAATTTCCCAATCAGGATACTGATGTGTATCTACTTGCTTTCCTAGCAATAATCATCGGCCGATGTACTGGCTAGTGCCACCGACGCCCCATAATTTTACATTCGATTTATGGGACGCCTCATTTCCAGACTATAGTGCTTGGTTTTGCTTGGGGTCCGGACCTCCGGTGCATAAATCAGGGATAACATGTGCCATGCTCCGTACAAGTTCTCTGTATACGAAATACTACCGAGTACAACGTACGTCAATCTGCTACCCCAGCTAGGGATGCACGTGTTAAAACGTCGTGCCCACTCCGTAGAGCTACACACTCTCCGGAGCAATCGTGAAACGGTTGTCTACTCCTGGcgctctacggagtactccgtactaatGCAACCAGATCTGTGCCTTAATTTTATTCCATCACCCACTAAGTTTAACTGGAGCACTATCCCTTTCGTCCGTGCGGTGCCTAGTGCTTGTTAACGTTGTTTATTTTGCACTCTAGTTCCTCTAGTGCCTGTCTCCAAGTTCCTCCAATGTTCAGCCCTGTCCGCGAATATCCGTCCATGTACGGGTATGGAGTAAGCATGCATACCCTGTGCTCAGACTGGTGCCATCTCGTTTCAATACCACATAATAAAGTCCTGTCCTATGCTTGATATGAGGGCACTGGACTTGGAGTTAATTATTTTCACCAACTCCTAGCACTCCTTCAGAATCCTAGCGTTGCGCTTTGTTCTAGCTTCTTCGGCTGGTTGTCTAGGATGATCACATGGCTGAGTCGTGAGACAGGGGTCGGGTTCAATAATATAAAAAAGAATAAATCACTATAGCCcagtcatcatcttctttctcAGCCGATCATCCGATCATATGTCTTGAGCTCTGGTCACAATTTAAAATTAGAATCTCGGACTAGTCAACAAGATAGGCAAAACCGGCATTAAAAGGTGGGTAAATAAACAAGCTccacggagtacggagtaaggAGCAGATGCTCCGCATAGCTTCTAGTTCTTTTGGTCCGACATTTtacgaagtactccgtacaacatacagaaCAGAAGAGTTGGGTTTGGCAGTTGCGAGtcactttcttctccttgatttGTGAGTCAAATAGGAATTTATGCTGTAAAGATGGTGTCTGTTTTTATCGAGGTGACTTGGGGTTGGGGGGTCTTGAAAAATTGGGTTAGTAAAGGAGAAAAACAGACAAAGTAAACTATGCCGGACCTTGCCGGTTATACCTACCagcgcttttttttttagcttcaggtactccgtagtaaATACTTGGATACTTGGATTCTGGCTAGTCAGATTTGGACACATCGTGCGAGAGGCTCCGTGTTGCGGATGTCTCCGGATAagtgcccccccccccccccccccctccctctcTATTTTGTTCGGGAATGAATCGGCGACTTTATTCCTGGCCCCGTTTGTCAATATACTACAAACAATTAATTCCCCCGTGTATACTTCTCAGGCTCAGTCCTGATTTACATGGTGAATCAGCTCTGGTCGCCGTTATGTTGGGCTGTTTTCAAACTGTTCTCTTTTCTGTTTGATTTTCTTACATGTATATATATTTTTACAGATTTATCATACACTAGCCCGATGATACCTCGGATAAGTCTCAGCAATCAGCACGGCCAAAGTAACGCGGGAAAGATACGATATCCCGAACGCTGGAGACACCAGTCAAGTAGCCTAGGAATCGATCAAATCCGAGCCCAAAGCCTCCATGAGGGGCAGAGCCCCAGCGTCGGAGGTCAGCATACCATTGGAGGTGGCTCAGGTCCTCGTCGGGGGTAAGATGAGGATACAGCGACTCGCCTGAAGCTGGATCATCAGACTCGGGAATCTGCCGGGGCTTGATCAGACCGTGCTCACGCATGTTCTTGATGAGATCCGGCAGGCGATGCTCGCGCAGGGAGCCCCCGGCGACTTCGCTGACTTCGGGGAGGAGCAGGTCGAAACATGCCACTGTCTCCCCGGGCGTGTTGCTGTCATTGGCAACCTGTGAGGGAGCCATGTAGAACGGCTTGACGGTTTTCGGGTAGTCCGTCACGAAGACAGGACGTCCTTGATGGAGCACCTCGACGATATACTTTTCATGCTCAAGTTGTAGACCTCCATTCCATGTTGGGGGATGCTCAAATGACGCACCGTCTTCGGTGACAGCACGCTGGAGCATCTCCATGGCTTGGGTGTATGTCACGCGGTGCCATTTTGGCCCATCCATTAGATCGACCCATCTTTGACGCAGAGATCCCGTCTCCTCGGCGCTGGATTCCTGGCCTGGCTCGCCAGACCGCTTCGCCGACAAAATCTCTTGGCCCACAGGAGTATTATATAGACGACGCGTCAGATCACGTAGCAGATGTTCCACTAAGCCAGTAAGAGAGTCAAGATCGGACATGAAATTGACCTCGGCTTCGAGCATATAGAACTCGCTAAGGTGACGCGGTGTGTCACTCTTCTCCGCCCGGAACACGGGTGTCAATGTCCAGACATTGCCCAACTCCGCCGCATAAGCTTCGAGGTGAAGTTGCGACGAAACAGTAAGATATTTTGGCGCTCGGAAGAAATGCTCGTTCTCGGTGCGGGGTGAAGCAGCACCGCGTGGCACCAATGTGAACGTCTCGCCGGCGCCTTCACAATCCGAGGACGTTATAAGGGGGGGCTGAACTTGCGTAAAAGCTCCGTCCGGATGAGAGTGGAAGACATTGCCAAGTTGGAACATGCACTCGGATCGGAAGCGCGAAAGGAGAGAATTGAAGGGCGTTCGAATGCGGAGGTGTGGAATCTGACGCAGGAAGTCGGGGCTGTGGTACTTTTTCTGGATCGGAAACGTCTGCGGCCATAGAGGTCATGGTTAGCGTGAGGTCTGAAGACAGCTGGGGGAAAGCTCTTGGGCTCACCTCTGGGTCGGATGCGCCTACGACCTTCACATCGGTTGTTTGGAGCTCATGAGTTTGCTCTTTACCCGGTGGGCAAGCTTTCCAGATGCCCGATATTTCGATTGCAGTTCCGGTCGACAAACTGGAGAAAAGGCGCTCGAGTTAGTCTTGATTGACAGACAGGTCGAGGATCACAACTCGCGCGCGGTCAAACGTACTCTGCTGCCTGCGCGGGGTTCAAAATTGCCTGTAGTGGCTCCACGGTAGAGCCATCAGATATTTCTGCGAATGCAAAACGTTTCTGTTTCCGTACAGACCGAATGAACCCATTCACTTTAATTTCTTGGTCCTCGAAGTTGCTGGCTCCACCGTTTTTGGTGGCTTGGAGGATCTGCGCGCATCGCACGATAGACGGACGGTAATCAGTTGAGCTATGGGTAAGTCTGCCCACGGAGGTGGTGAAGGGTCGCCGCCATATCTGCATTGCTGAAGGTGCTGTGGGTTCGATGATCGGGGAGTTCGGAGGTTGCCAGAAAACTTATCGGCGTTGTGTCGGTCCGATTATCTTTGTCCCGAGGTCAATGATAACGATTTGGTAaacactgttggcacagTTGATTAACTGGTTTAGGGTAAGTAGGCCAGGTGTATAGAAAGATTACTGTGATTTTACTAGACATCTTAAAATCTTGTAACCATTTTTAGAGAAAGGAGGGAATATATATACAAACCTATCCAGATACATGGGGATGTTTGGAATCAATCCATTGTAAAATGTTTCAATCGCTACAAGCTTCTACAGCCAAAGCACCAATCTTCAAATAGTAGACGTGTTCTTCAATTCGAATCAATACAATCATTCGTGCTTTACCATGTCTGCCTTGGACTCGATGACGATGCACAGGACCGTTCAAAACTTTCGTAAACTACAGAAAATCGAGAAGGATCTAAGCATCAGACTGCGTCTTGATAAGCGTCACTCATTTCTTCCTTGTGAGACTGAAGAAAGTTCTGAACGTGGGAACAACCTCGAGATATTTGGGGTTGTCCAAATTTTTTAAATAGGCCTGGCCATTTATACACTAGCGTTGGTAAATTCTGACTGCCAATAAAGTAAATGAATACACACCGAGACCAGTATGAATAGAataagaaggaaaaaaaaattgaataCAGCATAACCACATGGGTGTTGAACAAAACAAGCATAGCAAAAGTTCACTTGGAAAATGGATTGACATCAGCATTCTATGGGATAAGTAGCTTGAGAACTTGAAACAACGATCGAGAATTGGCTCAGCAAGTGTTTCAAAGAGTGGGATTTCAGCACAACCGAAAGTAAATGACGTTGCAAGAGTTCCGGTCAAGCTAAAGTGCAGCTAAAAGAATGACTGGGTCGTTATATAACACTGAAACAGAAAGACAAGCAAACATTCCATACTTCACTGCGAAGGCCGTCTATCATAGATCGATCTttcctcttcaatcataTCAATCGCATCCATGAGGTCGCCATTTGCCATGGCCGCATACACAGCCATCCTTGACCGTCCGCCCTCCTGTTCCGCCCCGTAACCCATGTCGACAAGAGCAGACACACATCGTTCAACTGCCGTATCATCAGACTCAGGAACACTGGTACCACGAGTACTAGAGAGTTCGACCCTCGTCGTATTTTCTACCGGGAAGCTTCCGGGGATCTGCACACGAGAAGAGGCACTCTTTCGTTCTCGCCTAGAAAGGCGCGCCCATGCGTCTGTTCCCGCAGGACCATGCGATCTGTCCCCAGGATGACGCATACTTGCGGAATGATTGAGGGGATGATGACTGTCAGTCTCAGAAGCATGCCAATGGTttgggttatgaggtttgTGCTCAGTGGCTCGACGCTTCAACTTGGTCGCAGTCTGGGGGCCATTGAGATCTACCACTGGGCGCATAGTCTCCTCGACACCGAATGAATAAACAAGCGGATCCCGAATTGCTTTGCTAAAGTCGGAAGGTTGTCCAGCATCGACGACCGATGATTTATTGGCAGCTGCATCTAGATGAGAAGCTGGTTGAGATTGACCAAACGCCTTCCGTGTAGGATGCAGGGGTAAAGCGTGAGTGGAAGGACCCTCAGGGTGCTTTGTGTCACTAGCTGTAGGTTCTGTTACAGGGCGTTCCTGCCGATTTGCAAGAACTTGGGCCTCCCATTGAGACACAGGTGGGAAATGAGATTCTGTATGTGAATACGAAGAAACACCCCGATCGCTCAATGGATCAATGTGATGTGCGCTCGTCTCGGGCAAAAGCGAAGGAAAACGTGCGCTGAATGCAGGGTCATCGCTTGGAGAATCAAGTAGTGCGGACGATTCCGTCTGAGCTTGCCCAAGATCAACATTCTGCGTGAGTTCTACGAAATTGACCGACTTTCTCCGATTCTCCGTTTTTCTAGGCTTGCATGGACTCTTCTGAAGCCTGTCAGGAAACGGGGACGAAAAGGGCCCCGATATGGTACTGTTTCGTTCTGAGGGAGCGTTGTTTGTAATGCTCGTCTTAGTCCGAGGGCCATTTGTCTGAGTATCGTGAGTGGTTGTACTAGCATTGGGTGAAATATGCGCCGGACGTACACTTTCGATAGGGGGATGATACATAGGCTCAAGGTTTATCGAGTGGCCGTCAATGACAGCACCCTGCAAGGCGTCCATTGCAGCGAAAGCCGGATATTCTGAGGGGAAATGAACGTAGCCAAAGCCTGCATGTCTTCCTGATGCGGTCTCTAGCGGGAGATCTACCTTGACCAGAAATCCCTTGGCGGCAAACACGTCCTGTATCATCTTGTCGGTAACCTTGAAACCAACATTCCCGATAAACAAGGATTTAGTGGCGGGCTTGTTTTTCCATTCTCCAGACTTGGTTTGCGATGTATGTGTAGTCTTCGACGGAGCATTGAACACAGGAGGAGGTCGAGACGCGAACGCAGGTGGCCCTTGCGGCCAGTAGGTGAAATTCGGCAGCAATGCAGGCGGTAGTGAAGGACAGGGAGGCGGGGGAGCATGATAAGTTTGGAATGGATTCCAAGATGGAGCAGGCCATGAAGGAGGAGCCCAATGATTTGATTGTACTGGTGTGGGTTGACCATGGCGACTTGGATTGGGGGGTACTCCTGCTTGTGCAGCATCAGGTGGAGATGATTCGCCTAGGCCTGCTGTTGATTTCTCGTTTGTGGCTGTTCTCGAAGGATTCGCATTTGAGTTCTGGGAGCACGTGGTGCCCGAGGCCGTAGCTTCATTGTATGCAGCAATGTTAAAGGATGGCCCGGATGCTCCGGGATTTGGCACCTCGGAAGTCGAGTTCGACGTAGAGGCTGTTGATACAGCGCGCCCAAACTCGCTTTCGAATGCGGCAAATAAAGTTTTTCCGACCTCGTTGAGTTCGGAGGCCATCATGCGAAGACCATCAGCGGCGGTTTCAGCGACAGGCCTTCCTGCTTGGAAGGCATCTTCTGCCATTTGTCTTCCTCCATCTGGGAGGTTATAAAAAGCGGTTCTTAGGTGAGCTTCAACAGTGATGAGAAGTGCCCGCAATGACGCTTCCACGTTCTCAGGCAAGGATTTCTGTGCATTTTCAAATTGTCTTTGGGCATTCTGTAACTGTCGCTGTAACCCAGGGATTTTTGTTCTCCATTCAGACTGTAGCATAGTAGCCCCGTGGATCAACTGGTCTAGGACCTGTGTCGCTAAAATCTCAACGGGATGAGGGGATCGCCCAGAGTTTACGTTGACTGATGATTCAATAGTCGGTGCGGAATTAGGTAGTAGAGGTGCTGGACTCTCCAAGGAGTCAGCAGCATTGAACATCTTTGCTAGTTCAGCCTCAAATGCTTCCATAAGAGGCTGAGGCTGGTCCGCAGAGACCGATGGGGAGGTAGTGATGTGGACCGGGACTTCATGTTGCTCTTCGAGGATAGTAGCCTTAGAAGTAGTTTGCGTGCCGGTTTGCTTACCAGCCAAGTCTTGTTTCGGAACGTTGTGTTCAAATCGCTTCCACAACTCGGTCACGGAGTTTGATCGGTGAATATCAAATACGTGCATCGGACTGATGTCATCGGGAGAAGGTTCGACGGATTCAAGCTGCGTATTAGTGTCTAGGGGCTCATCAAGGCGCTGAGAGAGCTCAAGAGCGGATCCTACCTAAAAGAAGGGTGAGATTTTGATGATCGAGAACCGACGAACGGTTGTGAACTTACGGTGATTGtttcgtcatcatcatcgacaTCCATATAAGTCAACCTCGCGCGAGGATGGTTTGAGGCTAATTCATCGTAATCTGTCGCAGAAATCTGGACCACTCCTGGAGGTGCACGAGGATCCGCAAGCTGCTCGGGCTCTTGATGAGTGGATACCCGAAGGTTTCTGACCTGGAAGGGCTTCAACATCGTGGAGAAGACGCCGTGTGAGGCCTGCGGATCAGAAACACGAACAAGTGGGGCGGTGTTACAGaatcaaaatccaaaaaaaaagatgaacTAGAGCTGATAGAGTTGACAAAGATATGACATGGGTTTTATGATGCCTCTGGGGCTTAGGAGACGGAGGgtgtatacaacataaacaGGGAAAAAGATCACGAGTTTCATATGTTGCTGCCTATAGCAACACTTCCAAAAATTTCAAGTTTGAATCTTCCAAATGCAAGTAATGGAGTAAGAAATTCAAGCAATTTAGATAATTCAAGAAATTCCCCCAAAAGCACTTCGAGGTTTCAGGCAACAGGATAAAGAGAGAGTCTCCGATCACGTGTCGCTGGCTTTTCGCCTGGGATTCAAGGCGTCGACACTGAATGTCAACACACTTGAATGGATTCAATGGGCAATGAATAATACCATTTGAGAATAATGTCAACCTAACATCTTTCAAACCCTACACGACAGTGTCCACTCTTTTAATTTACCTACAGCAATTATTTCTACGATATTACCAATGGCTGGTCCATTCTTGGAAACGATACATCGCATGAACCGCCCCCGAAACTTAGCATTCCGACAACTTCGATATCACGTCGCGCCGCTCGAATCTTCTAGAAATCAATGGCGACCCCGAAATCTGCACCATTGCAGACTCCAGCCAATCGCAACGTGAACAACGTCGTATTAGGCGATCTCTTGTTTAAGCCATGGAACCAATCCATTTACCCTGAAGACCTCGTCGCCAAGGACGCCGATCGACTCTACGTTTGTCGCTGGTGCTTTCGATACTCATGTGAtgtggatatctttgaggaACACAAACGCGCTTGCGAACATCGGATAACCCCGCCAGGCACGAAAGTCTACGACCATGGCGGGTATGCAGTGTGGGAAGTTGATGGACAAAACCACAAACTTTTCGGACAGAATCTGTCCCTTTTCGCGAAACTTTTCCTCAACCACAAGACTGTATTTTTTGATGTCGCGACCTTCCTGTACTACATCCTCACTTTCACCGACCCGGACGACTTCGACAGCTACTACGTGCTCGGTTTCTTTTCAAAAGAGAAACTCTCATGGGACGCGAACAATCTTGCCTGCATTCTGATATTTCCGCCTTATCAACACAAACAACTTGGGAAGCTGTTGATGGGGGTCAGCTACAAGCTCAGCGGGTGGGACTCCAATGGTGGGTGCATAGGTGGACCGGAGAAGCCGCTGAGTGAACTGGGCCACAAAAGCTATGTCCGTTTTTGGGCCGAACGGATTGCCCGATTTTTGCTCCGCGGCAAACCTAGCGGCAGCTCCATTGAAACCGACCAACAGAAGCCCAGCTCAATTCCGAAAGGCTCCCGCAAGAGACCCTTGCGCGAGACCATTACCGTTGAAGAACTCGGCCTGGGGACTGGCATGCTGACCGAGGACGTGATCACTGCCCTCAAGAGCATGGGGCTCTTTGAACCCCAGTCCACCCCGAAAAAGCGTAAATCTACTCGTACAGCTGCGGAGGACATTACTACACCTCCAGGTCAGATGGTCACTATTTGCAAATCTGATGTATGGGAGTGGGCTCAAGCCCATCATCTCTCCCTGGATGACCCAGTCAGGGAAGAAGGCTTTGAAGGACTTTGGCCTCCCGAAATTGTGTCTGATGGGGACGGCCACAGCGTCACCTCAGAAGAAGACTGATTCTCCAAAGGAGACAGTTGTCAAGTCGATGTACGATAGCGCTGATTACTGTATTTCCCTTTTAACGACGACAATGAGAAGCAACGTGAAGTTTGTGCATTTTTGAATAGGTTGCCTCTTGGTCCTTAACTTTGGGAGGAAATCAAGTCTTTAACCCTTTAAACTTTACATGAACTGCCTGACCTCGTAAATGAGAAAGTGCATTACTCTTCCTGACCACCGGGGCCACCGGCACCGGCTTTGCTCATCTGCCGAGCCTTCAGTAGCTCATCGCACAGAAGGAGGTTAGACGCGATGCCAGTGCTGGAAGCGATGCAGTTGCGCAGAACACGGAAGGAATCGAAGACACCCTCTTGGATGGGATCCATGGGTTCACCAGTGACCAGATCCAAACCGACAGTGTTACCATCAGTTGCCTCATCGTGAAGAGCCGCCAGCGAATCCTGGATATCGTGGCCCGAGTTGGCAGCAAGAGTTTTAGGGATGATCAGAAGGGCATCAGCGAATGCACCAACACCCCACTTGGCCTTGCCCTTCACAGTCTTGGTGAAGTCCTGAGACTGCAGGTGTACAGCACATGCAACTTGGAATGCACCAGCTCCGGGGATGACACAGCCGTCAACAATAGTGTTGTAGACAGAGCGCAAACCATCACGAACGGCATCCTTAACCTGGGTGATAGTGTGTCCGTTAGGACCCTTAATGAGGATAGTCACAGACTTGGGATCCTTGACCTCTTCAATAAAAGTGAACTTCTCCTCGCCAAGCTGGTGCTCATAGACCAGACCAGCCCACCCAAGAACCTCCGGAGATAAATCCTCAACACTGTTCTGGGCAGTTCCACCACAGACTAGCTGCAGACGCTCCATGTTTCTGCGCTTAGCTCTTCGCAGAGCGAAAATACCGTTCTTCACGAGAACATCCAAGCTGAGGGGGTCGATACCCTTCTGGTTGATGACAACGAATCCCTTGTTGGGGTCATTTCCACAAACCTCCTTCTTGAGGTCTACAATCTTCTGCAGCTTCGCATCCACAAACTTGCGCTCACTCTCAACCAGCTTATCTCTCTGCTCGGCGTTGGAGTAGTAGAATCCGGAATTAATTTCCGACTTTTCGTACTCCAGACTGACGTTCAGTGTCAAAATGAAAGCATTCTCCACCCGCTTAGGCATGTCGGGGTGTCTGGCTCCGTGGTCCAAGGCAAGGCCACGGATGAGCTGGGTATCCGATGATGACCGGTGCTGCATCGTCATAATTTCAACCATGTGCAAATCGGGCTTCTCAGGGGCTCTGTGAATGGCGAGCACTGCATCGACGATGTCGGGAGTAAGTTTCTCGGCGAGAGCACCATTAAGCTTGGTGGAGAGGGAGGTACGGGCAACAGATAGCAGCAGCTCTCGGTCAATAGGACGCTCGAGCTTGAAGTTTTCAAGGAACTGTGGGTGATGAGTTAGATCCAATTCAAGATTCAACTTTCTATCGCCATTGCTTACCTTTAAAGCCTCGGTCTTGGCAATCTCGTAGCCATCAGTGATGACACGGGGGTGCAGACCTTCCGAGATGTGACGCTCCGCCTGCTTCAAAAGCTCTCCCACCAGCAAAACGACAGATGTTGTTCCATCACCGGTAATATCATCTTGTGCGGTCGCAGCACGAGCGATCATAACCTTTTAATTTCATCAGCAATATTTAGACGACTCTCGAGGCAATTTCGTCTTACAGCCGTGGGATTTTGAATTTGCTGTTAATTGTTAGCTTAGAAGCTCCAAGTGCTGTGATTATGGGGGCAGAACGAACCATCTCCCGCAACAAAACGTTTCCATCCTTGGTCAATTTGATCTATCATAGCAAGCTTGTATCAGAAACAAAAATTTTCGTGCCGTTCAGAAGGAGTCGGGGATTGCATACTGCGCCTGCACCATCAACCAGCCTAAGTTTGTCAGCTCCATTGCCTTTGTATGTGAGGTGTGTTCGTGATAATCTTACATCTTCAAAGTTCCCGAAGGACCCAGGTTGGACTTGAGAACAtcttgaagaccttcaccaGCACCGATGTTCACCTTCAAGGCCTCTCCTCTCCGCTTCGTGAAATGTTAGTGTGCGGGCATATCATTGAGGGGCCATCTGGGAATATTTTCCATACCCTCGACTCCGCCTTGGGGTTAAGTAGTTGAGTTGCAGACATCTCCCAGGTAATAAATGACAGGGTATCACGTCCAATAACTCAAAAATATTAAATTAAGGGATGATAGAGCGCTTGTTCCACGATAGGTCCGCGGCCAAAAAGCCCACATTCGAGCATCCACGGTGTCACGTGACGAGATCAGCGGGACGGGTAAACATCCACTCCGACGCCCACCGTCATACCTCCGGTTCGGTGCCTTAGGATTCGCACTAGCggcgagaaaaaaaaattgtccATTTCCAGCCGTCGCCAACCTCACCAGCAACCCAACGAATTGCATTTTGCGAGGTTTTCTGGCCGGTGTTACAAGTTTTTATCATCATCTTGTGATTGACCTTGTATTGGCGCTAACACGATGGCCGATTTCCTACTTTTCGAGGGCCCTATGGGTTACTCGCTTTTCAAGGTTGCTCACCAAGGTGACTCTGTCGGCAATGCCTTGAAGGAAGTTCA
The nucleotide sequence above comes from Penicillium digitatum chromosome 1, complete sequence. Encoded proteins:
- a CDS encoding T-complex protein 1, zeta subunit, putative, which encodes MSATQLLNPKAESRRRGEALKVNIGAGEGLQDVLKSNLGPSGTLKMLVDGAGAIKLTKDGNVLLREMQIQNPTAVMIARAATAQDDITGDGTTSVVLLVGELLKQAERHISEGLHPRVITDGYEIAKTEALKFLENFKLERPIDRELLLSVARTSLSTKLNGALAEKLTPDIVDAVLAIHRAPEKPDLHMVEIMTMQHRSSSDTQLIRGLALDHGARHPDMPKRVENAFILTLNVSLEYEKSEINSGFYYSNAEQRDKLVESERKFVDAKLQKIVDLKKEVCGNDPNKGFVVINQKGIDPLSLDVLVKNGIFALRRAKRRNMERLQLVCGGTAQNSVEDLSPEVLGWAGLVYEHQLGEEKFTFIEEVKDPKSVTILIKGPNGHTITQVKDAVRDGLRSVYNTIVDGCVIPGAGAFQVACAVHLQSQDFTKTVKGKAKWGVGAFADALLIIPKTLAANSGHDIQDSLAALHDEATDGNTVGLDLVTGEPMDPIQEGVFDSFRVLRNCIASSTGIASNLLLCDELLKARQMSKAGAGGPGGQEE
- a CDS encoding Histone acetyltransferase (MysT1), putative; this encodes MATPKSAPLQTPANRNVNNVVLGDLLFKPWNQSIYPEDLVAKDADRLYVCRWCFRYSCDVDIFEEHKRACEHRITPPGTKVYDHGGYAVWEVDGQNHKLFGQNLSLFAKLFLNHKTVFFDVATFLYYILTFTDPDDFDSYYVLGFFSKEKLSWDANNLACILIFPPYQHKQLGKLLMGVSYKLSGWDSNGGCIGGPEKPLSELGHKSYVRFWAERIARFLLRGKPSGSSIETDQQKPSSIPKGSRKRPLRETITVEELGLGTGMLTEDVITALKSMGLFEPQSTPKKRKSTRTAAEDITTPPGQMVTICKSDVWEWAQAHHLSLDDPVREEGFEGLWPPEIVSDGDGHSVTSEED
- a CDS encoding RNA binding protein, putative; translated protein: MLKPFQVRNLRVSTHQEPEQLADPRAPPGVVQISATDYDELASNHPRARLTYMDVDDDDETITVGSALELSQRLDEPLDTNTQLESVEPSPDDISPMHVFDIHRSNSVTELWKRFEHNVPKQDLAEQHEVPVHITTSPSVSADQPQPLMEAFEAELAKMFNAADSLESPAPLLPNSAPTIESSVNVNSGRSPHPVEILATQVLDQLIHGATMLQSEWRTKIPGLQRQLQNAQRQFENAQKSLPENVEASLRALLITVEAHLRTAFYNLPDGGRQMAEDAFQAGRPVAETAADGLRMMASELNEVGKTLFAAFESEFGRAVSTASTSNSTSEVPNPGASGPSFNIAAYNEATASGTTCSQNSNANPSRTATNEKSTAGLGESSPPDAAQAGVPPNPSRHGQPTPVQSNHWAPPSWPAPSWNPFQTYHAPPPPCPSLPPALLPNFTYWPQGPPAFASRPPPVFNAPSKTTHTSQTKSGEWKNKPATKSLFIGNVGFKVTDKMIQDVFAAKGFLVKVDLPLETASGRHAGFGYVHFPSEYPAFAAMDALQGAVIDGHSINLEPMYHPPIESTNGPRTKTSITNNAPSERNSTISGPFSSPFPDRLQKSPCKPRKTENRRKSVNFVELTQNVDLGQAQTESSALLDSPSDDPAFSARFPSLLPETSAHHIDPLSDRGVSSYSHTESHFPPVSQWEAQVLANRQERPVTEPTASDTKHPEGPSTHALPLHPTRKAFGQSQPASHLDAAANKSSVVDAGQPSDFSKAIRDPLVYSFGVEETMRPVVDLNGPQTATKLKRRATEHKPHNPNHWHASETDSHHPLNHSASMRHPGDRSHGPAGTDAWARLSRRERKSASSRVQIPGSFPVENTTRVELSSTRGTSVPESDDTAVERCVSALVDMGYGAEQEGGRSRMAVYAAMANGDLMDAIDMIEEERSIYDRRPSQ
- a CDS encoding Asparaginyl-tRNA synthetase Slm5, putative, encoding MQIWRRPFTTSVGRLTHSSTDYRPSIVRCAQILQATKNGGASNFEDQEIKVNGFIRSVRKQKRFAFAEISDGSTVEPLQAILNPAQAADLSTGTAIEISGIWKACPPGKEQTHELQTTDVKVVGASDPETFPIQKKYHSPDFLRQIPHLRIRTPFNSLLSRFRSECMFQLGNVFHSHPDGAFTQVQPPLITSSDCEGAGETFTLVPRGAASPRTENEHFFRAPKYLTVSSQLHLEAYAAELGNVWTLTPVFRAEKSDTPRHLSEFYMLEAEVNFMSDLDSLTGLVEHLLRDLTRRLYNTPVGQEILSAKRSGEPGQESSAEETGSLRQRWVDLMDGPKWHRVTYTQAMEMLQRAVTEDGASFEHPPTWNGGLQLEHEKYIVEVLHQGRPVFVTDYPKTVKPFYMAPSQVANDSNTPGETVACFDLLLPEVSEVAGGSLREHRLPDLIKNMRESLYPHLTPDEDLSHLQWYADLRRWGSAPHGGFGLGFDRFLGYLTGVSSVRDIVSFPRYFGRADC